The following is a genomic window from Caldisalinibacter kiritimatiensis.
AAGCTTAAACTTTATCTATGTTAATTTTTTCTATTTTTCATTTACAGAAACAATCATACAATTCATCCAATATATCTTCTAAATTATCAACTATCCTCTGAAGTCCTAAAATTATATAGTCGTCGTCCAGTTGATTATTACTAACTTGATTACAAAACGTATTTATAGAAAGCATTTTTTCAATACATTTATCCGATACAATATATAAGTTTTCCAATCTTTCAAATGCTAAGTCTAAGTTATCCCCATTATTAAAATACACATTTTTATGCTTACTAACTTCCTTTATCGTATTAACTATATTATCTAAAGCAAGACTTAAATATTTGACAATCTCTTCTCTTTCTACACATACAATATAATTAATTTCATCATTTTTTATCTTATCACAATAGTAATTTAAAGCATTTATATAATTCATAGTTCTATCTAATTTACTAACTATATCTTCCCCACTCGTCAATCTCAATTCCCTCCTCAAATCATTCTTTTTTATATGTATATATATTTATATTGATTTATATGTTATACCCTCATTAACTGATTACTTAAAAATAAAAAAGGAATATGAGATTTAACTCATACTCCTTAATTTATCTATTTGCCTTTTACAGCTAATCGTTATTTCATCTGCTGGATTTTGCTCATATGCAAATTCAATATCCTCAATAGCTTTTTCTATATCTCCTAGCTGTAAATAAGTCATTCCCCTATTACATCTAATTTCATAATCCATAGGTCTTAATTCAATAGCTTTAGTAAATTTCTCTACAGCCTTTTCAAATTCTCCTAAATTGGCCAAACATAACCCTATTTCATTCAAAGAATCTACTTGATTAGGTTTTATGGCTAACACTTTTTCAAATTCCCTTTTAGCTTCAGCAAATCTTCCTAGTTGCCTATAAGCAAGACCAGTCATAAAAAGTAAATTCCACCAATCAGAATATCTTTCTCTTAAAGTTAGTAACTTACTTAATCCCTCTTTAGGATTACCTCTTAAAATTTCATTATATCCTTCCTCATAAGTTACATCATCTTGTATTTTAGTTAAGTTTTCTTTAATTTCTTGTACCCTATTTTCATCTTTATCTAATTCTATAAACCTTTCCCATACTATTTGACACTTTTTAAATTGTTTCAAGGCCTGATAATGAAAACCTAGTTTATAATAGGCTAATGAAAAGTCAGAATCAACTTCTAATATATCTTCCAAATATGCTGTTGCCTGTCTAATAAATTTAACTCCAACCTTAAAGTGATTATTTTTATAAAATTCATTTGCCTTTTGTTCTAATGTACATGCATAATTAAATAGTCCCTTTACATTTCTAGGATTGACTTTAACCAAAGCTCTAAAATATATCATACCATCGTCTAACTTGTTTTGCTCTATAAATACGTGCCCCTTATATAAAATATAATCTTCAATATTGTTATTATAGTTATATAATATTTCTTTATAATGGTCAGCATATTTAAATTTAGGGTCGACTCCTAAAACGTATATCATACCGTCTATGAATGTCGATATTCTTAATTCTTCTTGAGCTGTAAATCCTTTAATTTCATTTACTAAATCACTCATAATAATTGGCATTGGTATAGAAGATTGTATTGTATATCCATTAATTACTACATTAGCCTCTTCTTTTAAATTTACAAAAGTTAAGTTATCTGTCTTCTGTTTAAAAAATTCTTCTACACTCTTTATCATATGCATCACCTACTACAATTTTTTATTTATATAAATTTCTCATAAACATTCTTTTCCTTCTTGTACTAGTACTTAAAATGCTAAAAAGAACTCCTCTATAAATCATTATAAACGAAAACAATACTTGTCCAAATATATATAATACTATTCCTTTTAATGTGTAGTCAAAAGGTATACCTATCTGTATTAAGGAAAATAAATTTGTTACAATTCTCCCAGAGATAAAATATAATACTATCATAAATATACCATTAGGTAAAAGCCATTCAATCCAATTTTCTTTTGTAAAATTAAAAGTATAAACTATAGTATCCCATGAAGAATAAAATTTTTGATAAATCGATTCTGGTAATGGGTTAAATAATATCAGTAAAAATATATTTATTATAATACTTAATATCCCTAATGGTACTACTCCTCTTATAATAGGCATTACTAACAAATCTAATAAATAACTAATCAACCATCCAATCACTAAAATACCATATATCTTCCATAAATACACTTTAAAACCCATTTTAAAATCTTCTAAAGTAAATTTCCCATATTTTACTATGTTTTGAAGTAAATAAAGATAATCAGAAACTAGCGCACTCATACCTAAAAATAATGCTATCCCCGCTAGTATCCTTAGTATCCCAGTAAATAATATACCAATTAAACTAAACAGCACTATACTTATAATTGAATATATAAATATAGCTAGGATTATTGACCAGTTCTTTGTGAAAAGTGTAAATGTCTGTTTTATAGATTTCCTGTTTACATAATAAAGGTCCTTCAGTAAATCCATCTTATCACTCCAATTTCTGAATTTCTTTTGTTACATCATATGATTTGCATCTATCAAATACTTTTTTATCATTATCATACACAAACAATACTATACTTGTATTTTTTTTAATCTCTTCTTCATTGTATCCTTTTTTTATAAAATCTATAATGTTAAACTTAAATTCTTCAAAATGAATATCTTTGATTATCTTTTTCGGCGGTAAATCTTTGTATTGTGATAAATATTTTGCTACATTCCTTTCTTCCTTCAAAAAGTCATGTCTTTTTTTCTTCATATTATAATTGTTGTATTTTTTTATATTCTTTGGTATATTTCCACCCTTATTATTTAATATATAATCAAATTTAAGCAGTTCATTAAATATATCTTCTTTTTCTTTAATCTTATCTATATAAAATTCATATAAAATACAATATAAGCCTCTTTTACTATGGGATTTTTGATGTAAATTTCGTTGCTCCCAATAGTCACTAAATTCTTCAAAAAACTCAATTGGTGTTTTATAAAATTTGTTTATAATAAATTCTAATGTGTTTTCGAAATTATGCTCGTTACTATATTTTTCTACTAAATCTTCTATCACCTTTAGTTTTAACATTTCATTATAACTTATATATTTGTTTTCAAGTACTTCATAAGGAGGTTTATCCAAGAATTTGAAACCATATTTTTCTACATTTTGTCTTAATCCTGAACCTTTCAATAACTTTAAAAAACCTAGTTGTAGTTTATCAGGTTTAAGATTATATACATCATTAAACGATTTTCTAAAGGTATTATAGTCTTCATATGGTAATCCTGCTATTAAATCTAAGTGTTGATGTATATTCCTATAACTTTTTATTCTTTTAGTTACTTCAGCTAATTTTTCAAAATTAGTTTTTCTATCTATTGCCTTAATGGTTTCAGGGTTAGTGGATTGAACCCCTATTTCAAATTGAAATAATCCCTCTGGTACATCTTTTAAAAATTTTAGCATATCTTCATCTAATAGATGAGCAGTTACCTCAAAATGAAAGTTTATATTTCTTACGTTTTTGGACATTATAAACCTCATAATTTCTAGTGCATAATCTTTTTTCGTATTAAAGGTTCTATCTACAAACTTAACTTGTTTAACACCTGCTTTTATAATGTATTCTAAATCTTGCTTTACTCTATCTAAAGAGAAAAATCTTACTCCTTTAATAGTTGATGATAAACAAAATTGGCAGTTAAAAGGACATCCCCTAGAACTCTCATAGTAAATTATCTTATTTTTAAATTCTGATAAATCTCCCTTAAATGGTGATGGTATTTCATCTAAATTATCTATAAGAGGTCTTGGTTTATTTTTTATAATCTTTCCTTCTTTTCTATAAACTAACCCTAAAATATCACTATAATTATTTTCTCCATTAATAAATCCAATTACTAATTCTCTAAAGGTAGCTTCTCCCTCACCATAAACGATAAAGTCAATATATGGATGTCTATTCATTAATTCTTTAGAATCATAAGATACTTCAGGTCCACCTAATACTATTTTTATTTCTGGTTTAACTATTTTCAAAGCTTGAGCTATCTCAAGTATTTGTTCCATATTCCATATATAACAAGAAAAAGCTACTACATCTGGTTGTTTTTTAAATATTTCTCCTACTATAAAATCATTATGTTGGTTTATTGTATATTCCTCTAACTCTATTGATGGTAATATATCTTCACTATAACTTTTTAAATATCTTAAAGCTAAACATGAATGTATGAATTTTGAATTTAATGTTGTTA
Proteins encoded in this region:
- a CDS encoding tetratricopeptide repeat protein, whose product is MIKSVEEFFKQKTDNLTFVNLKEEANVVINGYTIQSSIPMPIIMSDLVNEIKGFTAQEELRISTFIDGMIYVLGVDPKFKYADHYKEILYNYNNNIEDYILYKGHVFIEQNKLDDGMIYFRALVKVNPRNVKGLFNYACTLEQKANEFYKNNHFKVGVKFIRQATAYLEDILEVDSDFSLAYYKLGFHYQALKQFKKCQIVWERFIELDKDENRVQEIKENLTKIQDDVTYEEGYNEILRGNPKEGLSKLLTLRERYSDWWNLLFMTGLAYRQLGRFAEAKREFEKVLAIKPNQVDSLNEIGLCLANLGEFEKAVEKFTKAIELRPMDYEIRCNRGMTYLQLGDIEKAIEDIEFAYEQNPADEITISCKRQIDKLRSMS
- a CDS encoding B12-binding domain-containing radical SAM protein encodes the protein MKVLLTTLNSKFIHSCLALRYLKSYSEDILPSIELEEYTINQHNDFIVGEIFKKQPDVVAFSCYIWNMEQILEIAQALKIVKPEIKIVLGGPEVSYDSKELMNRHPYIDFIVYGEGEATFRELVIGFINGENNYSDILGLVYRKEGKIIKNKPRPLIDNLDEIPSPFKGDLSEFKNKIIYYESSRGCPFNCQFCLSSTIKGVRFFSLDRVKQDLEYIIKAGVKQVKFVDRTFNTKKDYALEIMRFIMSKNVRNINFHFEVTAHLLDEDMLKFLKDVPEGLFQFEIGVQSTNPETIKAIDRKTNFEKLAEVTKRIKSYRNIHQHLDLIAGLPYEDYNTFRKSFNDVYNLKPDKLQLGFLKLLKGSGLRQNVEKYGFKFLDKPPYEVLENKYISYNEMLKLKVIEDLVEKYSNEHNFENTLEFIINKFYKTPIEFFEEFSDYWEQRNLHQKSHSKRGLYCILYEFYIDKIKEKEDIFNELLKFDYILNNKGGNIPKNIKKYNNYNMKKKRHDFLKEERNVAKYLSQYKDLPPKKIIKDIHFEEFKFNIIDFIKKGYNEEEIKKNTSIVLFVYDNDKKVFDRCKSYDVTKEIQKLE